The genomic DNA cattcgcactgagctaaagggtagagctgccgctttgtgtgtgtgtgtgtgtgtgtgtgtgtgtgtgtgtgtgtgtgtgtgtgtgtgtgtgtgtgtgttagcgtgtgtgtgtgtgtttatgtgtgtgtgcgtgcaggtgTTGAAAAGCTTGAATCGTTTAGATATACTTTCGAGAGTCCTCAGTTGGAAATTGCCTACTTTCTGCACACGGTTagtgtgaaccggagtgacttgacacaacgctgGCCAAACAAGATGTATCTACAAACAAAACGGagttaaatggttccagtctCCCATGAAAtgttcatccatgtatatgggtaagagtagctacattttcagatttaagtttctaatttagtcagaaagtAATTTTTATTGCAAAGCGAatgttagcttgctggctcgttagctaatgttacgtgtatgatctatGCAGTAATATTATTAGAAtcagaaatccatttgcattgctagttgtAGCCTATTGTTAGTtatctaacattgaacctagtttgttagctttagctacctgcagattcctAGTACAGCTATGAAATTGTTTGTATTGATAGTAGTATGAGTTTGGATTAtgctggttcattgtttagctagctagctacctagctcgCTACATGTCTAAAAAAAAGAGTCCACTTCGTCCGGATAATTACATGACCCATCtaattagccaggtgtgtctgggggtgattacggccatctattgtatttcatgaagaATAGTGACCCATcaacttagctagatgtggctgtgGGGAGTTTGCATttccttcacatgacccatcaatttagacaagtgtgtcaaGTAAGCGTCATCTAATAATTATAAAATAGTTCTAAATTATTTTCAGCAAAAGACATGACAAAAACACACTTTTTTAACtatagtgaatactacagtatttaatttgcatataccctgcccattcccctcctcCATATGCCAATTTGTGCAacccataagtgagaaacctacagTACATGCCATGTGTAGACCATATATTGtattatagaaaagagcagaagctctgaactatccgttcagacctatctacctacaggttatggaaaatgtgCTCTTTTAGTATTTCTCAATTAGGTTTCCTCAAGGAAAAAACCTCCACTGCTAGGccaaagataataaaacaaaaacactatagtaaatattacagtccacaaaaacactacagtatactacaatccgTAAAAACACTACAATAATTGCTATAGTATATACTACAATTTGAATTTACTACAGTAGTTGtactatagttaactgtaaatactatagtatagtctgtgaaatactacagtatttactgtagtgaaAAAACACAACAGTGAAtactagtatttataccatagtatattataatatatttcaTGCGGGTGTGGAGAAAGAATCGCCCATGCTCACCTTCTTTAGTCTGCCACTCCTGGTTCCGATAAAGGCCACGCTGTAGCCATTATAGACGTAGGAGATGACAGAGGTCAGCCTGTCTCTGGTCTCAGTATACACCGTCAGGCCAGCTACCAGCTGGGAGCCCCCAAGGGGCTGGTTGATATCCAGCCCACAGAAGTGATCATCGATAGGCACAGGctgcagagagagatgggggaagacagggagagatgggtgagacagagagcaagagaatgAGAGTAAGAAATCTCAAAAAGACTGCTGTAAAAATCCTTACATATTTGCTACACACAATTACCATGGTTTTCAAGGCCGCAACTTCAAAAGTTATTGGGGCTGTTACATTTGTAAACAATGCCAGGACAGTGTGTTTGTTGAGCAGTTTAATTGCTCATGGCAAACAGGAGAACACCATGTGTTTTGTTACGGTTTCTGTGATTTAAATCGCTTGATCTGAcatcacacaaatacacagtcCCAGAGATGTCAGGTTTTGATTTAGCATCAGAGAGGCTCGCATGCTAAGCAGTCCTGTTACATCTAGCACAACCCACCTCAAACATCCACTAATGGCCTGTCAGACGGAATAGAAATCTCGCTTTTTAGGGCCACACATTTGTACTTTCATTTCCTGCACCTCTCAAGAGTATCTATTCTGTTTTCTTCTGCACTGGAACAGATGGATGACATGGGTAAGAGGCAGTATATGACTATTAGCAAAATAGGATGGAGGCAATGGTGGAATCAAAGTGGTTGGGTGAGAGTTGctgaaataacaaccttgatggaTGTCCTTGTTAGCGTTTTCTGAACACTGACAGCCGCATATCATACAGAGTTACAGTCacaaatggaaagagagagagagcctgagcCTCTAAATGGAATCAAAGCGACATACAAAACTCCTCTGATTAGCATTGTACATTCATCTCCCCCACTTATTCTGCTGCTCTTTTGGAATATAGAAACGGTGAATGGGATTCTTCAGCAGGATTCTGGCTACTGTTAGTGTAATCAAGGCTGTGGGGTAATCAAAGCTTCAAAAATGACATTCTCTAACCTGTCAGCTCCACTGTCTGAATAATGTGTATGTATGCCACATCAGAGGAGCCAATGCTGGTTGGCCCCAGGCTAGCTGGATGTTAATGAAGGGACTGGATGCAGAGCCCTCTTCAGGGGTTTAGTTACAGGTACCTACCGCCTTGGTGCACTGCACGTCCTTTCCCAGCAGCCAGTGCAATTCCAGGTGGCCCTCTCCCTGGTAGCAGGACTGCAGGCGCTCTTTAATGCAGGCGTTGACGTCTCGGATGGTAAAGATGCACAGGGCGGAGTTGTCCAGAGGCTTGTGGTACTGCTTCTGACCCTTGGTGAACACAGCAAAGAGGATGTCATCCTGGGCACTGATGTTTAAGGACCTGGCCAATACCTTCCCTGCCTTAGACAGGTGGGCAGCCTGTAGGAGGCGATACTCCTCTCCCTTATGTACACAGCCCACTGGCAAAGACACATAAGAGTGGAACTTTGTGTCCCCTTTGCAGAGGCGTATGATGCGGGTTGTGTAGAACAGGTCACCAGGGGAACTGCCAGCTGGCATCCCATTCTCTGGGGTCTCTGGCTGCACGGTCAGGAAGTAGACAAAGTTCCCGCTGGCGAAGCCATAAATGTAGTAGATGTCAAAGCGCGGGACCAGAGCTAGCGTGTCAGAGGGGATCTTaatgagagaggagacaaagtCTGTGTGGAGCTCGTAGTCCAACATGGCAGAGGACTCTGGGTCGCGGGGCAGCTTACGGCTGGAGATGGTGGGGAAATAGTCCTGCTTTCCACCCACAGCTGTGCCAATGAACAGGGTGCCGTCCTGGCCCTGCGAGGAGGGCACGATGACACCATACATGGTGCCTGTCTGGTTGACACTGGAGAGGTAATGCTCTTTCTTGTGGGTCGGCTCTACCAGGATAAACAGGTCGTCCTGTCGCATCAGCTTGCAGACTCCCTGGTAGAGGCTGCCACAGGCCAGCAGGCGGTTGTGGGAGTAGTCTATGAGCAGCAGTTTGTTAATGTTGTCAGTGGATGCCAAGGGCTCTGAGCAGGGCTGCACTATAAGAGGAGGGTAGCAGGCGTTGTTGTCGTACTCAGGACCTGTGTCGTGTGAGACCAGAAGTGTCAGGTTGGCAGACAGCTTGTAGATCCGGTTCACAGCACCAACATAGAGAACACCAGTGGTCTTGTGCACTGTCAGGTGGTTCAGggtccactctctcctctctgactggaaAGTGTTGACGGAATGACCTTGTCCCATTGCTAGGGAGATGGACATCATGACCAACAGCCACCACGTCAGGGGCCAAGACTGCTCCTTAGTGCGGCCGCAGTAAGTGCATCCTATATCCAAACACGTCCCCATCCCCATAGGACTTCTAAGAGATGGCAAGTCCAGAGAAAATGTCTAGTGCTGTAGGGCAGGAATGAACAAGGCTGTACTCTAGTTGATATCCTCAACAATGGTCTTCACATCATCCTGAAATAGAAGATAAATAAACCGAACATGTTATAATAAACCTTTCATAATCCTTTAGCAAGGACTCATTAAACAGGGTTTTATTCATAAAACGTTTTGATTAAAATAATTATATGAATAACCTCCCTCCAATTTCACAAGGGTGACATTTTACAATGACAAGAGTTTTCCATTATAAAAGACAGGACTAAGAGATACAGGCCAGAGACAGCACAGAATCACACTGAAAAATAGCATATTGAAACTGTTTCACCCTTGTTCTTCTGCTCTGCTTTCTCAGACACAACATACATCAATGGAACATGGAATTGCAGTAATCACTTCACAGTGTAGACCTCTATCCCACTGCAATCAAGTTCTCTCTGCTTCCCCTATCTGCAGGGGCTCATTTTCTCTGTGAGGtgttctctctgctttccctATCTGCAGGGGCTCATTCTCTCTGTGAggtgttctctctgcttcccctATCTGCAGGGGCTCATTCTCTCTGAGGTGTTCTCTCTGTATCCACTATCTGGAGGGGCTCATTCTCTCTGTGAGGTGTTTTCTCTGCTTCCCCTATCTGCAGGGGCTCATTTTCTCTGTGAggtgttctctctgcttcccctATCTGCAGGGGCTCATTCTCTCTGTGAGGTGTTCTCTCTGTATCCACTATCTGGAGGGGCTAATTCTCTCTGTGAggtgttctctctgcttcccctATCTGCAGGGGCTCATTCTCTCTGTGAGGTGTTCTCTCTGTATCCACTATCTGGAGGGGCTAATTCTCTCTGTGAggtgttctctctgcttcccctATCTGCAGGGGCTCATTCTCTCTGTGAGGTGTTCTCTCTGTATCCACTATCTGGAGGGGCTCATTCTCTCTGTGAGGTGTTTTCTCTGCTGACCTATCTGCAGGGGCTCATTCTCTCTGTGAGGtgttctctctgtatcccctATCTGCAGGGGCTCATTCTCTCTGCAAggtgttctctctgcttcccctATCTGCAGGGGCTCATTCTCTCTGTGAGGTGTTCTATCTTCTTCCCCTATCTGGAGGGGCTCATTCTCTCTGTGAGGTGTTCTCTTTGCTTCCCCTATCTGGAGGGGCTCATTCTTTCTgtgagctgttctctctgcttcccctATCTGCAGGGGCTCATTCTCTCTGTGAggtgttctctctgcttcccctATCTGCAGGATCCAAATGCATTATTATGCTTCCATGTATCCAGTTCCCTGTTTTCTTTACTCCcctccctcttgttctcctaaATAGTCGAATCCTCCAGGAATTAGTCACTCTCTCCAGCGCGGCAGACATTCCAAAATTAAATCAGGCCTTTTCCAGGGATGCGAGAATGCGAGAATCATTAGGGATTCAAAGTCAGGCAGCATCAACCCTTTCGTTTCCTCGGTTAATTTCATTAGCATAGTTTACGTAGATGTTTCAACCAGGAGGCAAACAATGACTCTAGAATATTGCATTGAATGCATGGGATggatgagtggatggatggatgagtacATTGATGGATGGATTAGAGAAAGGAGAGTAAAAGCCTTGAAAAATCATGTTATGTATGACTTTTTTTATTTTCACAATCTACTGATCGTCATGTGTTTTATGCTTTAGTTTGAGTTCACATCTGTCTAAATTAAAACATTTCTCACATTGATTAGTCAAGATAACCTGGTTAGTCACTTTGGACCTGGAGAACAAATGGCACGTTTATCAGGCATCCTGTTTATATGACTCCTTATTAATCTAGGGTAGGGGACATTGATCGGAGATGAGGGAGAACTGGTGGCTTCATACTTGCACTCACTTCATCCCAGTCCATTATAGTAGTAATAAAAGTGCTATGCGCGAAGGAAAGGACTGTAAATTAGGAGTCCACATCTGCCTGCACTGCACCCGCTCCTTTCGTCTAAGTCCCAGCAACTCTGGACGCTTAGCCAAGCTGGCTATCTAAGGCTGTGGAGCCCCCACAAGCCACACACTCTGTCCTGTCTGATTCCAGACCAACAGCTCTCTACTGTAGCCTCTTTGCTTCACAAACCATTCACCTTCCCAGTGGTAGCATTTGGCCAGCTCAAAGCCTTTAGCTTGGAAAGAATTAGTTTCACGGTCCTAGGTCCCCTTAAGATAGGAACATAGATTATTTATCTCAATGAGATGTCCTGGTTAgagtaaaggttaaataaaaaaggtaATGTGTGTCCTAGAATTCGACAGAAGTGGCCATGGCTGCACTCCATTGCTAACTACTAACTGGCAGTGTATGTTGTATATGAGCCAGGGAAGGGGGGGAAAGACAGGACTGGAGGATTGACACAGTGGTGTCTGGGATCTCTCCAACTCCACTCGTGTCTCATCTCCATCTGTCCCGGCCTCAAAGAcatcaggggagaaatcactgGAGTGTTCCTTTTTCCTCTGGTCCCTttggcagacagacacactttgTGTATTCTTTCCCTGTTCTAAAAAACATACAACACATACCACCTTTGCCACCGGTGCTGAAAGAAATCCTAGGGGAAACACTTTACTGGCACCGACATTGCTGCCCTGTTCTGTTGCCATCCTTTCATCATGGAGCTCTTTGGTGGTTATACATGTCAGTTACAAATCTAAATGTTACAAGGAAAATATCAAAACTCTATAtctagataaataaataaaatgtcacTGCCCTGGCAAGCTGTGCTATGCAGGATACACATAAAAGGTCAATCCTGTGGCTCCTGGGAGGGAGAGCAACAGGTGCTGACTGGAGATAGCTGCCTAGCAGAGCCTTAGCTACTAGCAGAGCCTTAACTACCAGCAGAGCCTTAGCTACCAGCAGAGCCTTAGCTACCAGCAGAGCCTTGGCTACTAGCAGAGCATTGGCTACTAGCAGAGCCTTGGCTACTAGCAGAGCCTTGGCTACTATCAGAGCCTTAGCTACTAGCAGAACATTGGCTACTAGCAGAGCCTTCGCTACTATCAGAGCCTTAGCTACTAGCAGAGCCTTCGCTACTATCAGAGCCTTAGCTACTAGCAGAACATTAGCTACTAGCAGAGCCTTAGCTACCAGCAGAGCCTTAGCTACTAGCAGAGCCTTGGCTACCGTAGCTCTACCAAGCATTCCCTCTCCTTTGATTTGAATAAAGATATCACATGTCCTTCTCCTGACAATCTCTCTCACATCTGCAGTAACTAGACATTCCTTATCTAGTTTCTATGCTAATACAATAACATGTTGTATTCAATTGGCATATGTAGTGAAACATTATAAATAGTCTTAGCCTAGTGAATCTCCGGGACCTGTTACATGATTCTCACACAGGTGTGAGCTGTAGCTCTGTTTTATGAAGGCTTCAGGGTAATCTGTCTTGACTCTGCAGTATTTAATTGTTGTACATGCAGAAAATGAATTCCATTAACAGGTTGCCCAAGCAAATGGATTGTCACAAATCATTTTTGCCCCCCAGAAGTGCATCGCATTTCAAACACTATATTAAGCTCCCAGTTTACAATATCATGGGAGACCACATTGAGTTGCTGTGTTCAGTGGTTTGGGAAAGCCATTATGTTATTGTAAATTATTCCAATCCAAATCATATGACCAACTTCAGTGTTATGAACCTCAACATCATTTGCATTGAGATCTTAGTTGCGCCTCAAGTattatgtctgtgtctgtgcaaAATATGTAATCCCTCAATTTGAATTGAAACCGTAAAGCTAAGGACAAATATTATAGAAACGACAAGGTGCAGCATAGTTCCTCAATACAGAGACCAACAGAGGTGAATTCAGTGTTGTGAAGATCAAGCCAAACCTTCTATAGAGAATAACAAGGTGGGCCAGAAGCAGGAAGTAACAGTAGTCTATCCATTTATTTTCTGCTGGATTCAGTCATGTTTGAGGCGTGCCATGCAGTCACACTGCTCTGTGTTTACCCTGGATTATAGGGACAGCTCCTTGCTGGCTACAGCCCTCCCTGCGGAATACACTGCCTTGCCAGTCAGACACACTCCTGCCAACCCCAGCCTTAGCCCCAGACATgactcattcacacacactcatTGAAAGACATGCTCAGGCCTCTGGGGATGCCAGGCTATGGTGGAGGGCACCAATCTGAGTCAAAATGCCATGCCACCATGTTTAATTCGACCTTAAGACCTCCACCAAGGGCTGTG from Oncorhynchus keta strain PuntledgeMale-10-30-2019 chromosome 10, Oket_V2, whole genome shotgun sequence includes the following:
- the LOC118388463 gene encoding plexin-A2-like isoform X2 encodes the protein MGMGTCLDIGCTYCGRTKEQSWPLTWWLLVMMSISLAMGQGHSVNTFQSERREWTLNHLTVHKTTGVLYVGAVNRIYKLSANLTLLVSHDTGPEYDNNACYPPLIVQPCSEPLASTDNINKLLLIDYSHNRLLACGSLYQGVCKLMRQDDLFILVEPTHKKEHYLSSVNQTGTMYGVIVPSSQGQDGTLFIGTAVGGKQDYFPTISSRKLPRDPESSAMLDYELHTDFVSSLIKIPSDTLALVPRFDIYYIYGFASGNFVYFLTVQPETPENGMPAGSSPGDLFYTTRIIRLCKGDTKFHSYVSLPVGCVHKGEEYRLLQAAHLSKAGKVLARSLNISAQDDILFAVFTKGQKQYHKPLDNSALCIFTIRDVNACIKERLQSCYQGEGHLELHWLLGKDVQCTKAPVPIDDHFCGLDINQPLGGSQLVAGLTVYTETRDRLTSVISYVYNGYSVAFIGTRSGRLKKVRVDGSPEGGGQYETLTVMTEGGPILRDMAFSLDRNSLYIMSDNQMKSCD